In the genome of Aspergillus luchuensis IFO 4308 DNA, chromosome 2, nearly complete sequence, one region contains:
- a CDS encoding cytochrome P450 (COG:Q;~EggNog:ENOG410PFCN;~InterPro:IPR001128,IPR002403,IPR036396;~PFAM:PF00067;~go_function: GO:0004497 - monooxygenase activity [Evidence IEA];~go_function: GO:0005506 - iron ion binding [Evidence IEA];~go_function: GO:0016705 - oxidoreductase activity, acting on paired donors, with incorporation or reduction of molecular oxygen [Evidence IEA];~go_function: GO:0020037 - heme binding [Evidence IEA];~go_process: GO:0055114 - oxidation-reduction process [Evidence IEA]) produces MSMRIIVFEMNAIRALSLKLETISFRAMWIAKTMAGLCGFILFHLLGEPVATAREIEVDSSLDYDGLRNLIAAHFAIVDPNGIGFQSEDAVFTSVAEIVASETPISIAIDGKPVREVPGPKGLPIIGNFFEIYPDHLGNHQRLFEQYGPLFKTTNYGRTVYHTNDPELSAIVFSESDFFTKKINESHPLHAIKNKEAGVFLGDTDTPEWRTAHKFLPPAFGPKAVRHYAPVMQQTVEDAFKVFDAFDEQGEAWNVYQYMLKLGSQAVGKLVLGIDFQHFSNMNAPPHELILLIAESLELNKKITARGDWYAKLPFGDPKRLQQIRGQVWNIVDESIQNASRGGVEDLPLQDAALKAHNMIDYAIRATDNKGEKLPKTSLIQALVVATGAGFTTTSSLLSWLIYSLVNYPGVQDRLLQELVDNGIDADTQITADLTDRLTFMDKFIKETQRRHNPSYQPARTAKVDMILPGGYKLPEDSVVIGALHHLHNNPDVWDNPTRFNPDRWDTEEVKNRHKSSYIPFAAGPRMCIGFNFALQEVKVFLPKLVYRYKFTKETDGPIEYDPMFQLIRPNNLYVRAERRVKWPPKTETPMTASL; encoded by the exons ATGTCTATGCGCATAATTGTCTTTGAAATGAACGCCATTCGTGCACTATCGCTGAAACTAGAAACCATTTCATTTCGTGCTATGTGGATAGCGAAAACCATGGCCGGTCTATGTGGGTTCATT CTTTTTCATCTCCTGGGTGAGCCCGTGGCAACCGCTCGAGAGATCGAAGTGGACTCATCGCTAGATTATGATGGGCTTAGAAACCTAATCGCTGCGCATTTTGCGATAGTTGACCCCAATG GCATTGGCTTTCAGTCTGAAGACGCCGTCTTCACCAGTGTGGCTGAGATCGTCGCTTCTGAAACCCCAATTAGTATCGCCATTGATGGGAAACCGGTGAGAGAGGTCCCGGGGCCAAAGGGGCTTCCGATAATTGGAAATTTCTTTGAAATCTATCCCGATCACTTGGGCAACCACCAGCGCTTGTTTGAGCAGTACGGGCCTCTCTTCAAGACTACTAATTACGGTCGCACGGTATACCACACGAACGACCCAGAGCTCAGTGCGATTGTTTTCTCGGAAAGTGATTTCTTCACTAAGAAAATCAACGAATCCCATCCGCTTCATGCAATCAAAAACAAGGAAGCGGGTGTGTTCCTCGGCGACACCGACACACCTGAATGGAGAACTGCCCATAAATTTCTCCCTCCCGCATTCGGACCAAAGGCTGTCCGTCATTATGCGCCGGTCATGCAGCAGACGGTAGAGGATGCCTTCAAAGTGTTTGATGCTTTTGATGAGCAAGGCGAAGCGTGGAATGTCTATCAATACATGTTGAAGCTTGGCTCTCAGGCGGTTGGAAAGCTAGTCTTGGGCATTGACTTCCAACACTTCTCCAACATGAATGCACCCCCGCATGAATTGATCCTTCTGATTGCCGAGTCCCTTGAATTGAACAAGAAGATCACTGCCAGAGGTGACTGGTACGCCAAGCTGCCCTTCGGAGACCCTAAACGCCTTCAACAAATCCGTGGTCAGGTCTGGAACATTGTCGACGAGTCCATCCAGAACGCTagtcgtggtggtgttgaggatCTCCCACTTCAGGATGCCGCCCTAAAAGCCCATAACATGATTG ACTACGCTATCCGGGCGACGGATAACAAAGGCGAAAAGTTGCCCAAAACGAGCTTAATCCAAGCATTGGTTGTCGCAACTGGAGCTggcttcaccaccaccagctcgCTGCTGTCATGGTTGATTTACAGTCTCGTCAACTACCCTGGTGTGCAGGATAGGCTTTTGCAAGAGCTCGTGGATAACGGCATCGACGCTGATACGCAAATCACCGCCGACCTGACCGACCGTTTGACATTCATGGACAAGTTTATTAAAGAAACCCAGCGCCGACACAACCCGTCCTACCAACCCGCGCGTACAGCCAAGGTGGACATGATTCTGCCTGGTGGCTACAAACTGCCTGAAGACTCGGTCGTCATCGGCGCACTTCATCACCTTCATAACAATCCCGACGTCTGGGACAACCCGACGCGTTTCAACCCAGACCGATGGGATACTGAAGAGGTCAAGAACCGACACAAATCGTCCTACATTCCCTTTGCGGCCGGTCCTCGGATGTGCATCGGCTTCAACTTTGCTCTTCAAGAAGTTAAGGTGTTCTTGCCGAAACTGGTATACCGGTACAAGTTCACCAAGGAGACTGACGGCCCGATTGAGTACGATCCTATGTTCCAGCTGATCAGGCCGAATAACCTGTATGTACGGGCTGAACGGCGCGTCAAGTGGCCGCCGAAGACGGAGACTCCTATGACGGCGTCGCTTTGA
- a CDS encoding uncharacterized protein (COG:K;~EggNog:ENOG410PG1C;~InterPro:IPR036864,IPR007219,IPR001138;~PFAM:PF00172,PF04082;~go_function: GO:0000981 - DNA-binding transcription factor activity, RNA polymerase II-specific [Evidence IEA];~go_function: GO:0003677 - DNA binding [Evidence IEA];~go_function: GO:0008270 - zinc ion binding [Evidence IEA];~go_process: GO:0006351 - transcription, DNA-templated [Evidence IEA];~go_process: GO:0006355 - regulation of transcription, DNA-templated [Evidence IEA]) encodes MPQSLADASSPLQTYARTCSSCRQRKIKCDRQRPCINCSRSGVECIYPPGRGRAPKRPRNAVNAQLSHRLTRLESIIRSFEYHANQGSSTPHSAAPVTLSSSADSRVSETSRTQSVSRTGNSDSENSVEQHLGRLLIDETRSYYVSNVLWANLGDEIAELRDLLHEPLEEEDSAFSEESVSERPLPTGSNASILGFRALAHSLHPYHPPLTESVTLFGVFQENVSPMVRIFHMPTLVRNYWDAVASLESLDKDTEALLFAIYYSAVISMEPEQCLRTIGVSKAHASETYLFAIEQALARADLLNTQSVMLLQAAVLFLFALRNEDDSRTVWSLTALIFHIAQAMGLHRDGIVFGLKPMETELRRRLWWHICLLDARSSEYHGCEPIVRGSAFDTKLPLNVEDADLTADMSELPVERAGVTGMYFCLIRCEVMQTMWKLSCVVPGLGGPRNGTGRPSLKEREALAEPTRSP; translated from the exons ATGCCACAAAGTCTGGCTGAtgcttcctctccacttcaGACTTACGCCCGcacttgctcttcttgtcgACAGCGAAAGATAAAATGTGACCGACAACGGCCTTGTATCAATTGCAGTCGCTCGGGCGTGGAATGCATCTATCCCCCCGGACGCGGCAGGGCTCCTAAGCGGCCCCGCAATGCTGTGAACGCGCAGTTGTCACACCGATTAACTAGGCTCGAGTCTATCATAAGGAGTTTTGAGTACCATGCGAATCAGGGAAGCTCAACTCCTCATTCTGCAGCGCCAGTCACGCTATCGTCCTCAGCAGACAGCAGAGTGTCAGAAACTTCCCGTACTCAATCTGTCTCCCGCACGGGCAATTCAGACTCGGAGAATTCAGTCGAGCAGCATCTAGGCCGCCTATTGATAGACGAAACACGGAGCTATTATGTCAGTAATGTGCTCTGGGCGAATCTGGGCGATGAG ATTGCAGAACTGCGGGATCTACTACATGAGcccttggaagaagaagactctGCCTTTTCGGAGGAGTCCGTTTCAGAGCGACCTTTGCCCACAGGCTCCAATGCTTCAATATTGGGATTCCGGGCTCTTGCTCATTCGCTTCATCCCTATCATCCACCCTTGACTGAGTCGGTAACCCTTTTCGGGGTATTTCAGGAGAACGTTTCCCCGATGGTGCGTATATTCCACATGCCCACGTTAGTTCGCAACTATTGGGATGCGGTTGCGTCTCTCGAATCGCTCGATAAAGATACTGAAGCACTCTTATTCGCCATATATTACTCTGCAGTAATAAGCATGGAGCCCGAGCAGTGCCTAAGAACTATTGGCGTCTCCAAGGCACATGCTTCAGAAACCTATCTGTTCGCCATAGAACAAGCCTTAGCCCGTGCTGACCTGCTAAATACGCAAAGTGTCATGCTATTGCAAGCCGCAgtgcttttccttttcgcGCTACGCAACGAAGATGATTCCCGGACCGTCTGGTCGCTCACAGCACTCATCTTTCACATCGCGCAAGCTATGGGCCTCCACCGCGATGGCATCGTGTTCGGGCTCAAGCCTATGGAGACAGAGCTACGCCGGCGGCTGTGGTGGCACATTTGTCTTCTAGATGCCCGCTCATCAGAGTACCATGGCTGCGAGCCAATTGTGCGGGGCTCAGCCTTTGACACGAAGCTACCGCTCAATGTTGAAGATGCTGACCTGACTGCCGACATGAGCGAGCTACCCGTTGAGAGGGCCGGTGTAACTGGCATGTATTTCTGTCTTATCAGGTGTGAGGTTATGCAGACCATGTGGAAGCTTAGCTGTGTGGTTCCAGGCTTGGGAGGGCCGAGAAATGGGACTGGCAGGCCGTCTTTGAAAGAACGTGAAGCATTAGCAGAACCTACACGATCGCCTTGA
- a CDS encoding uncharacterized protein (COG:K;~EggNog:ENOG410PG1C) — translation MVARAWLVARYPLGEKEHGDNLSDPVRDQLFLSSIEVLKLSSLVLTNKRIAHWSWHSKTHIQWHAVAFVLSEICTRPPSADCDRAWGYVNTVYNNWKMKESGRKGTLWRPIRRLMAKAQYIREMQELDPAGRGRQRAPTNRDDMQGVLGSELCWDTNTTYVSTPVDPTCNVVKNLPSDFLTETLDPFEELFPGVPHVESSAHEPCNNFGPMLPLLDDSHIPEWLVPEWARKSPGNQT, via the coding sequence ATGGTTGCACGTGCGTGGCTAGTTGCACGATACCCTCTAGGTGAGAAGGAACATGGTGACAATTTATCGGACCCTGTGCGCGATCAGCTCTTCTTGTCATCCATTGAGGTTCTGAAACTATCCAGCTTGGTCCTCACAAACAAAAGGATTGCCCACTGGAGTTGGCACTCAAAGACGCACATTCAGTGGCATGCCGTTGCCTTTGTGCTCTCTGAGATCTGCACTCGGCCCCCTTCGGCAGACTGTGACCGCGCATGGGGGTACGTCAATACCGTTTATAACAattggaagatgaaggaaagCGGGAGAAAGGGTACCCTATGGCGGCCTATCAGACGACTGATGGCCAAGGCACAGTACATACGAGAGATGCAGGAGCTTGACCCTGCTGGCAGAGGGAGACAGCGAGCACCGACCAATCGAGATGATATGCAAGGGGTCCTAGGCTCCGAATTGTGCTGGGATACGAACACGACATATGTGTCTACACCTGTCGACCCAACCTGCAATGTAGTAAAAAATCTTCCTAGCGATTTCTTGACGGAGACTTTGGATCCCTTTGAAGAGCTTTTCCCGGGTGTTCCGCACGTCGAAAGCTCCGCTCATGAACCGTGCAATAATTTCGGACCAATGCTCCCTCTTCTTGATGACTCCCATATTCCTGAGTGGCTGGTTCCGGAGTGGGCGAGAAAATCACCAGGCAATCAGACATAA
- a CDS encoding MFS transporter (COG:G;~EggNog:ENOG410PWGK;~InterPro:IPR020846,IPR011701,IPR036259;~PFAM:PF07690;~TransMembrane:12 (i54-75o87-106i118-136o142-165i177-199o211-238i278-300o320-341i362-381o387-407i419-443o455-477i);~go_function: GO:0022857 - transmembrane transporter activity [Evidence IEA];~go_process: GO:0055085 - transmembrane transport [Evidence IEA]), translating to MSLDHQERTKSEAVLAHPLLYEATTSDVLVDFNGQDDPYRSINWPFRKKAITTILYGLTTCWITFASAIYSAGMLPIAHEFGVSKEVSTLGISLLVFGLGLGPLLWAPLSEIYGRKTVTILPYFIAGIFSFGTATAKDIQTLMITRFFSGFFGSSSVAITGGAMADIWRPEHRGVAIVVYSVTLVGGPCLGPIIGGAFVSNSSLGWRWTEYLTGILMVVQSVLDFLILDESYAPALLVRKARRLRLEGKNWALHAKHEEWDVSISEMSQKYLIRPFQILNTPIGLFMSIYGSFVYAILYVNLESFPIEFQEKRGWGHVTGGLPFVALLVGIFAAALANVYNNRYYFRKLRENDGKPVPEARLPPMMVGGVAFTGDLFIFAWTSSPHINYWPSLVGIALTGFGFTTIFQSSINYLVDTFLRVSASAVAATTLLRSILAGVFPLFVQPMFQGIGVSWGITVFGCVAAVLIPVPFLFFAFGKRIRAKSRWSNHGA from the exons ATGTCTCTCGACCACCAAGAGCGTACCAAAAGCGAAGCGGTTTTGGCTCATCCCCTACTCTACGAGGCAACAACCTCTGATGTTCTGGTCGACTTCAATGGCCAAGATGATCCCTACCGTTCCATTAATTGGCCTTTTCGGAAGAAGGCCATCACGACCATTCTATATGGATTGACTACATGCTGGATCACCTTTGCGTCGGCGATCTATTCGGCGGGGATGCTGCCGATCGCGCACGAGTTTGGCGTTTCGAAAGAAGTATCCACATTGGGAATCAGCTTGCTGGTCTTTGGTCTCGGGCTAGGACCGTTACTGTGGGCGCCTTTGAGCGAGATTTATGGTCGTAAAACGGTCACCATCTTG CCTTATTTCATAGCCGGGATATTCTCTTTTGGGACGGCAACGGCAAAGGATATCCAGACATTGATGATCACCCGATTCTTCTCTGGATTCTTCGGCAGCTCTAGCGTGGCGATAACTGGCGGTGCAATGGCGGATATCTGGAGGCCAGAACATCGCGGTGTGGCCATCGTCGTTTATTCGGTCACTCTCGTTGGCGGACCTTGTCTTGGTCCCATCATTGGCGGGGCCTTTGTGTCTAATAGTAGCCTAGGTTGGCGCTGGACGGAATACCTGACGGGGATTTTGATGGTAGTGCAATCGGTGCTGGATTTCTTGATTCTTGATGAGAGCTATGCACCGGCATTGTTGGTCCGAAAAGCACGCCGGCTGCGGCTGGAAGGCAAGAACTGGGCTCTGCACGCGAAG CACGAAGAATGGGACGTATCGATATCCGAAATGTCGCAGAAATATTTGATCCGTCCTTTCCAGATACTGAACACCCCAATTGGACTGTTCATGTCGATCTATGGGTCTTTCGTTTACG CGATTTTATATGTAAACCTTGAAAGCTTCCCCATTGAATTCCAGGAGAAGCGCGGCTGGGGCCATGTTACCGGAGGCCTTCCCTTCGtcgccctcctcgtcgggaTCTTCGCCGCGGCTCTAGCCAACGTTTATAACAACCGATATTACTTTAGAAAGCTTCGCGAGAATGACGGCAAACCCGTGCCCGAAGCACGATTGCCTCCGATGatggttggaggggttgccTTCACCGGagacttatttatttttgcCT GGACCTCATCGCCTCATATCAACTATTGGCCATCACTCGTTGGCATCGCATTAACGGGCTTCGGCTTTACCACCATCTTTCAGAGTTCAATCAATTATTTGGTTGACACATTCTTGCGCGTCAGCGCGAGCGCAGTTGCGGCCACCACTCTTCTTCGATCCATCCTAGCAGGTGTATTCCCTCTATTTGTGCAGCCGATGTTCCAGGGCATCGGAGTGAGTTGGGGCATCACGGTATTTGGATGCGTTGCGGCGGTCTTGATCCCCGTTccatttctcttctttgcaTTTGGCAAAAGAATTCGTGCAAAGAGTCGATGGAGCAATCATGGTGCATGA
- a CDS encoding putative cytochrome b5 reductase (COG:C;~EggNog:ENOG410PK92;~InterPro:IPR001834,IPR008333,IPR001433,IPR001199, IPR017927,IPR001709,IPR036400,IPR018506,IPR017938, IPR039261;~PFAM:PF00173,PF00175,PF00970;~TransMembrane:2 (i125-143o175-194i);~go_function: GO:0016491 - oxidoreductase activity [Evidence IEA];~go_function: GO:0020037 - heme binding [Evidence IEA];~go_process: GO:0055114 - oxidation-reduction process [Evidence IEA]), translating to MAQPVPLDSTVTMGADSQLAEYTLADVAKHNRKDDIWIAIHGQVFDITEYLQDHPGGVDVLLETAGTDATADFEDVGHSEDSREILQDYLIGTLKDAKKFVPPKAVRVISQKPEKTENPATNGSSLLAVTGALGAVTTLLYVLNRKSPGVFDMRKVLGSAMPQEFSGIRLPGGGFANGFLAATLFSCAIGSVVARQAAKMMKIEHGFMRYPPHIKARKVARADPHMAKGFLDSKEYQRLPLIQKDLLSPNVYRFVFALPDTKGVIGLPIGQHVAIRAIIDGNTVSRSYTPVSNNLDLGRLELVVKCYPDGLLSGKYLANLNVGDEVEFRGPKGAMRYSRGLCAKIGMVAGGTGITPMYQLIRAICEDERDTTEISLIYANRSEGYILLREELEEFARKYPKNFKLWYMLDAAPEGWTYGSGYVNETVLRERLPIPSAETKVMLCGPPGMVNACKKTLGAIGFQTSGTISKMSDQIFCF from the exons ATGGCCCAACCTGTACCCTTAGACTCGACGGTCACAATGGGAGCTGATTCCCAGCTTGCCGAGTATACATTGGCCGATGTTGCCAAGCATAATCGCAAGGATGACATCTGGATTGCCATCCACGGGCAAG TATTTGACATCACCGAGTACCTGCAGGACCATCCAGGAGGCGTGGATGTTCTCCTTGAGACCGCAGGCACTGACGCCACAGCAGATTTCGAGGATGTCGGCCATTCGGAAGACTCCAGGGAGATCTTGCAGGACTACTTGATCGGTACCCTGAAAGACGCTAAGAAGTTTGTTCCTCCAAAGGCAGTCCGTGTAATTTCCCAGAAGCCAGAGAAGACCGAAAACCCGGCAACCAATGGTTCATCGCTCCTGGCAGTCACTGGGGCCTTAGGAGCGGTAACGACACTGCTTTACGTTCTGAATCGGAAGAGTCCCGGAGTTTTCGATATGAGAAAAGTTCTTGGCAGTGCCATGCCACAAGAGTTCAGTGGAATCAGACTACCAGGCGGTGGATTCGCCAATGGATTTCTGGCAGCTACGCTTTTCTCCTGTGCAATTGGCAGCGTAGTGGCGCGCCAAGCTGCCAAAATGATGAAGATCGAACATGGGTTCATGCGCTATCCTCCGCATATCAAAGCTCGGAAAGTGGCCCGAGCAGACCCTCACATGGCGAAGGGCTTCCTCGACTCCAAAGAATACCAGCGTCTACCCCTGATCCAGAAGGATTTGTTGTCGCCCAATGTGTACCGATTTGTATTCGCTTTGCCTGATACGAAGGGGGTGATTGGCCTTCCCATTGGACAGCATGTTGCCATCCGCGCCATTATTGATGGGAACACAGTGAGCCGATCCTATACCCCTGTCTCCAACAATCTGGACTTGGGCCGACTCGAACTGGTCGTCAAGTGTTACCCTGATGGTCTACTGAGCGGCAAATACCTTGCCAACCTGAATGTTGGGGACGAGGTGGAGTTCAGGGGACCCAAAGGAGCCATGCGCTACAGCCGAGGGCTATGTGCCAAGATTGGAATGGTAGCTGGTGGAACAGGCATCACCCCCATGTATCAACTGATTCGGGCTATTTGCGAAGACGAGCGTGACACGACCGAGATCAGTCTGATCTATGCTAATCGGAGCGAGGGGTATATCCTGCTGcgcgaggagctggaggaattTGCTCGCAAGTATCCCAAGAACTTCAAACTTTGGTACATGCTGGACGCGGCCCCCGAGGGGTGGACGTATGGGTCGGGCTACGTGAATGAGACTGTCCTCCGTGAAAGGTTGCCAATCCCGTCAGCAGAGACTAAGGTTATGCTCTGTGGGCCCCCAGGCATGGTAAATGCGTGCAAAAAGACCTTGGGTGCCATTGGATTCCAGACGTCAGGAACGATCTCGAAGATGAGTGACCAGATCTTTTGTTTCTAG